In the Natrinema sp. CBA1119 genome, CCCGCGGTTCCAGCCGGCGTACATCCCCAGGAGCGAGCTCAGGATCGCCGTCGTCACCAGCGCTGGAACCAGCAGGATCAACGAGTTGATCAGCCGGGGCTCGAGGACCTCCCAGACCGGTTGGCTCCGCAGGATGGAGTAGCCGAACTGGAAGCTCAGCAGGCTCCACAGGTAGTTGACGTACTGTCCCCATATCGACTGGTCGAGCCCGTACATCGCCCGGATCTCGTCGATCTGCTCCTGGTTGAGGTTTCCCGAGGTGACGAGCGTCTCGAAGGGACTCCCCGGGAGGAGCCGCAGGACAACGAAGATGACCGAAACCGCGATCAGCGTCAGCAAGACGGAGATCGCGAGCCGCTTGAGCAGGAACCGCTGGAACTTCGTCATCAGCTCTCACCCGCGGTATCGCGCTCGGTCGCCGACCGCTTCGACGCGCCGGCGTCGCCGCGCTCGAGGGACGTGCGCTCGGTTCGAGCGGTAGTGCGGTCGGAGTGTCGGTTCGGCTCGAATCGGTTTCGCTCCCGCGACGTTCGCGGGAAACGGTCTGTGGTGTGGTGCATTGGTTTCTGGCTGCTCATGAGAAGTCGGGCTGGTCGAGCTCCGAGCGCCGCTTGTAGGTGTTTTCGGGCTGGAGACGCTCGACGAACGCACCCCAGGCGTCGCCATTGGGGAATCGAAGGTTGTCGTCACCGTCCCAGGTGTAGCCCGCTCGCTCGAGGATAGTCCGTGCCGCTTCGACGTCGTAGCTGTAGTCAGTCGTCTCGGAGTTGTGCCACTGGGTGAGCGACGAGATCGGGTTCTCGCCGGCCGGCACCGTTCCTTGGCCTTGCAAGAAGTCCTCGACGAACCCCTGCGAGTCGATTGCTTTCGCCAACGCGACGCGGAACTCCTTGTCCCGAATTAGCGGACAGGAGAACATGAGCTTCCCGTCCAGCGGTGCATAGCTCCCGGCCGACATCCTCTCGATACCGCTGGTGTTTGCTGCGCGGTCGGCCTGCAGGGTAGAGAGGTTTGTCCCGATGGCGTCGATCGAACCGCTCTGGAGCGAGCCGATCAGCGCGTCGACGTTGCTCACGTTGACCCAAATGACGGTGTCGATGCCGGGACCGCGCTCGGCCTGATCGCCCAGCGCGTCGGCCCGCCAGTCGTCGTCGAACATCCAGTGACCGTCGTTACGCGAGGCCTCGAATCTGGTCCCTTGCTCCCAGTCTTCGAACCGGAACGGGCCGGTTCCGACCGGGGCGTCCGGGTTATGTTGAGACGGATTGTCGACGTCTTCCCACCGGTGTTTCGGGAGGATGACGCTTCGGACGACCCGCTGAGTCATGAACGACGCGTCGGGATTCGTCAGGTTGAATCGCACCTCGTGGTCGCCGAGGATCTCAACGGACTCGATCGGTTCGTAGAACGGCACCTGGCTCGTGGAGGCGTATTCGTCGTACAGTTCGACGGTGAACTTCACGTCCTCAGCGGTGAACGGCTCGCCGTCATGCCACTCGACGCCCTCGCGCAGAGTAAGTTCGACGGTCGTGTCGTCGACGAATCCGCCACCGGTCGCGAGCGCGGGAACCACGTCGAGGTCGGGCGTCGCGTCGAACAGTCCGTCGTAGATGAACGTCAGGCGCTTGGCCTCCGCCCCGCCGGCGGCCCACGGGAGGTTCAGCGAATTCATCGACGTCGAGACTCCCTTGACGTAGGTTCGGCTGTCCGTCTCAGGTTGGAGGTTGACTTCGGTCCAGACGAACGAGTCCATCGTCGGGCCGTTCCCTGGCGTCTTCACGTAGCCGCTCCACCGGTTCGTGTTCACTGCCGTGATAATGTTCGGGAAGAGCGTGATGAGCGCCCCGACATCCTCGGCGAAGATCTCCTGTGCCTGATCGACGAGTTCCTCGCGTTCGGCTCGGTCGGTCGTCTGGGCCTGCTCGGTGAGGAGTTCCTGCAGCTCCGGGTGATAGTAGTTGTCGTAGTTCGAGAGCGATCCCTCGGCCCGGCGCATCAACAGCGGGTTCGGATCGAGTCCTCGCTGCGGGTCGGGACCGTGCGTACTCATCGAAATGACCGCCTCGAGCCCTTTTGTCGCCCAGCTCTGGGCGTAGAGCTGGTTCAGCGGGCGATCGTTGAGCCTGGCGACGATGCCCAGATCGGAGAGGCCGCGCTGGATCATCAACGCGTGCTCGCGCATCCACGGGTCGTCCTCGCTCGAGAACTCGACGGGCAACTGGTCGAGCACCGAACCGGCCGTCGCACTGTAGTCCAACGGCGGTGACTCGGCGTTGATGGTCTCCCACTCCCGCCAGTACTGTGTTTCGACGGTCTCCGGGACGCCATCGGGCACGTCCGGCTCGAGACTCTCGCCACGGCTGCCGCTACAGCCCGCGAGTGCGCTCGTTCCGAGCGCCGCGACAGCCGTGGCGATGTAGCCGCGTCGTGTGAGTCGGTCGCCAACCCCGGCGACTGAACTGTCATTATTTTCTTTCGGCGTCATCCACTCCCACGTTACGGAGTAACTAGGTTCGTTCTACTCCCAATAGCGGCCGATATCTATCGGACTTTAAAACAGGGCAGATAAAATGGGGTTGGCCACCTTCGAAATCTCCGCTGACTGCTGTCACTCGCGAGGGCCGTATATCAGTTCGAGTAAGGTTCGCTCGGCGGTCCGGAGTCGCTCGTTAACCGTCGATTGAGTGATATCGAGTTCGTCGGCGAGGTCGGTCTCCGAGGCTCCCCGTGGAACGTCGAAGTAGCCGTGAGTGTACGCCGTCTCGAGGACCATCAACTGGTCGTCGGTGAGTTTCGAGACCAGGACTTCCGTCAATCGCCCGCTATCCAGTGGTTCGCCGGGATCTTCGTTCTGCGTAACCGACACTAGCTCGAACTCGCCGAGGGTCTCTTGGATCTCGTCGGCCATCGAACGGAACTGATCCCAGTCCCGGGTGGTCGCCACGACTTCGAAAACGCCGTTCTGGAGGACGATACGGTTCGGAATCGCTTCCTGACGCAGGACCAAACTCAGAATGTAGGGGTACGACTCGTTCGCGAGAATGGTGAGCCGACGGATCTCGAGATCGTCGGACGCGGTCGGAATCTCGCTACTGTTGAACAGCGAGACGCCGGAGATCCCCTCGAGGACGGTTTCGGGGTCGAAATCGGTGTTCGACGCGACGGTCAGCGACTCGATCCACGTCCCGTCTTCGACGTAGAACGCGTTGTCGAGTTCGATACTTCGGACGTCATCCAGCTCTCGATGGAGCGTTGCCATCACACCCGTTGGCATAGTCGTGAACTCGACGCGTAGAATTGGGGGACCCTCCTACAGAGAAGAGTCCGATCCGGTCATATATAGCTCACGCTTATCGCGGTCAGGTTACCAGCGGCCAGTAGACGAGCCACGAGACGGCAGCGACACCGATCGAGAGTCCCATCGTCACGAGGCCGAACGAGGCGATATCGCGGTGTGAGAGCGGTCCGCGATCCATCGACACCAGCACCGCCGTCGTATTGAACGGAAGGACCGTCGTTGAGCCGACGACTAGCAAGACGGCGAGTGCGAGAGACAGTCGGTCGATACCGAAGACGCTCGCGAACTCGAGGACGATCGGGAGGGCAACGACGATTGCCGCCGAGCCGGTCGAAAACATGATGCGGATGCCGACGGCGATGGCGATCAGCACTGCGACGATCTGCCAGTGGGCGAGCGCCGCGAACGGGATCCATCGCGCGAGGACGTCGATGACCGCCGTGATCGTCCCAGTCGCTTCCATGACATCCAGAATCGATAACATCGCGCCGATGAGGAAGATGATCCCCCAGCTCACATCCGCGATGTCCTCGGCCGTGATGACGCCCACGGACGGAAGCGAGAGCACTACGACTGCCGCGACGGCCGGCAGCACCGTCGGAAGCCCGACGAACGAGCCGCCGATCCAGGTTACGACGGCCCCAGCGAGGACAATTCCGACGAGACGCTGTTCACGAGTCAGTGAGGTCGTCCCGTTGCCGTCCGACTCCAGTTGCGCGGCGTTTTTCGTACCGGCGGTCATCTCTTCGTCGTCCATCGCAAACAGGCCCGCACAGAGCGCTGCCAACGTGTAGAGGAGAATCGTCGGTGGAAGCATCAACACGGCCCAGTCGACCCAGGTTATCGGCTGTACCGACGTCGCGACGATTTCGGAGGTGACCAACGCCATTCCGCCCCCGGTCATCAGCGCCATCGATGCGATCGGGTTGACGTGGCCGAGGATGAGAAACGCTGCGTTCTCGAACCCGCTGTTATCGTCCAGTTCGAACGCAGCCGTGAGCCGCTTCACGATCGGGATAAACGTTACCGCGCGGGCCATCGCGGAGGGCATAACCAGTGCCAGCGCGAGGACGCTCCCAGCAACTGAGCGCAACGCGCGGCGCGGCGTGCTGTCCGCAGTCAGTACGCGTCTCGCTAGCTGTCGATCGAGACCGACACTCGTCGTCGCGTCACCCAGCAACAAGAGGAGTAGCAAAAAGAACACGAGCGTCGACGTGAAACCCGTCGCCGCCGCACTGAACGAACTGACGGTCCCCAGTACGAACAGCAAAGTGACGCTGAGAACACTCGAGACGACATATGGAACGGGCCGAGTCAGCCACAACACGAGCGCAGACAGGAACACTGCCAGTGTGCGTTGCCCCTCGACGGTGAGAGCCGCCGGTGGAGCGACCGTCGTACCGACCACGAGTACGATGGTGGCCGTGAGTAACCCGAGGGATTGCCGCGACGATAGCGCCGTCACCAATCTTGTCCGCATACCGAACCGATCTCCCATTATCGGCATCGTCGCCGCTCTCGTTTAAGAAGAATCTGATGACACCGCCGCCGCCACCCAGACCGCGATCAGGACACAGCTATCTCGAGGCACTTCTCGAACTGAAACACCGCATCACGGACGAGACGACGGTAGTCGAGTCAGGCGAGTGGGAAGACCGAACCTGGCACAGCCGAATCGTTCGTCTGTGGACGGTCTGGTTTCTCTAGTGACAATCAACAGACACGATAGAGACGACCCAGGATAGCCTTCGATGTGAGATTCAACGAGACAGTCACCGTCGTTTCCTCAAACCCGCCGACGGGTATCGATACGGGGTTACCGCTCTGTTCTCGGAGTCGGTGGAAGCCGTCTTCGGGAGCGGTGGTCATATCCGAACACCTCCCAGCGAACAGCACAAAGATTCAAGCGATTTGACTAACCACTGTGGAGTAACGGTTCGATGGTATCGCTATCGACGACCTGCGGCCGCCAGCGCTCGCGCAGTGAGCGTTTCACCGCTACCGACGGTATCGCTCACGCTACCGACCGGCAGGTGAGACGATGATCGGCCACCTCGAGGACTCCTTTCCGCCGGCGGTCACGAAGACGACGCTGTACCGGATCGTCGGCTGGGTCCTGCGGGTGTACGTCGCCAGCCTGCTGATCGTCGGCGTCTACAGTCTCCTGTGGGTCCTCGAGGTCGCCGGCATGCTTCCCGGGCGCTGGCTGTCGACGGTGTGGCTCGGCGTCGCCGCGACCGGCGTCCTCTTCCTCATCCTTCTCGTTCCCCTCTATTACGTGGCCCGAGCGACCGATCGCTGACCCGAATCGGTCGTCGACTGCGTCCTCGGTGCTCGGACTCCCGGTCGCACCGAGCTTTCGGCGGATTTATCGCCGCGTCGATCCGACCGACGAGTACGAACACCTCCATGACAGTCGTTCTCGCCGGCGTCGGCGCCGACAGCACGAACGTCGGCGCGTTGGCTCCCCTCTACGATGACGGCCGCTTCGAATACGTTCCGATCCCGGAGAAGACCCGTGAGACGACCGAAACGGAAACCCTCGGCTCGTGGACTCTCCGCGCCGGTGACGGGACCGCAGCGGACCTGACGACCCGTATCACGCCCCAGCCGGTCCACGACGGGACCGAATCCGTCACCGGCGACGCGCTCGCGGACTGGCCCCTCCACCGCGATCCGAACTTCGAGGCGCTGACCTACGGCGAACACCGGACCAGCGGCTACGTCTCGCGGCTCCGCGCACTCGAGCCGGGAGACGTCGTCGGCTTCTACGCCGGACTGCGTCGACCGGACGGGGAGCGCGCCCATCGGTACTTGATCGGGTATTTCACCGTTGAGGAGGTGGCCGTCGTCGGTCCCGAAATGCCTTCCGACGAGCGCGAGGCAATCCTCGACGCACATTCGGAGAACGCGCACGCGAAACGCGCCCGGGGCAGCGATCTCTACCTCGAGAAGCCGGTCGTCATCGTCGACGGCCGCACGCCCGGCGGCCTCTTCGAGCGGGAACCGATCCGGCTCAGCGACTACTACGTCGCGGCGGGCAACGAACGGCCGCAGTACTACCTGCGCGAGCAAATCGCGTCCGAGTGGAACGTCCGCGCCGGCGGGTCGAACATGATGTTCAAGCCGGCCTATCGCTGTGCCCTCTCGGGGTCGGCGTTTCGGGAACTAGTGGGGATTCCGGGAGCTGGTCGGCATTCCGGGAGCACGAGCGATGATGACTCCAATCGTGAGTGAGGGCAGCGGAAGACGCGCATTGTCGCTCTCGGCCGACCGGGGGCAAGCGCCGAGTTTCACTCCCACTCGCCACCGTCACGGTCGGTCGAGAACCGAGACGAGCTCGTCGAAGTTTTCTCCCGGCGTTACCGCCGTTGCAGGACCACGGTAGTCGACGACGTCGTGCGCCTCGAGTTTCGGGAGGTGATTGTGGACCAGTGCGACGGTGATCGTTCGTCGAGCGCCCGGTCCGGAACCGTCACGTTCGAGACCCCGATCCGACGAGACGATGCAGCGGGCCAGTTCTCGAGGCGTCACCTGATCGGCCGTCCGAAGCACGTCGAGAACGGACCGGCGCGTCGGGTGCGAACAGAGCGTCCAGATCGTCTCCGCCTCGAGGGTCTTCGGTTGTGACTGGGACATACAGTATCCGTTCTCGCGAACCGCAACAGCGATATTCCCTACCCAGTTAGGGTCGATTCGATATCGGTTCCGCATCGATCGGTTTCATGTAGCGATACGTCAAAGGACGGGGCAGTGACGACTTCCGACGACACGACGCGGCGACACGAGCGCGTCGAGCGCCACGCGACGCCCGGGCCGCGCAACTCGCTGGCCCACTGGACCACCGCCCGCGGCCCCCTTCGAGTCGCGATCAACTACATCGTCGTCTGGCTCGTTCGAATCTCCCCCAGCCTCCGGCTCAAACGCTGGCTACTGCGGCGTATCGGCGTCACGGTCGGCGAGGGGGTCTCGTGGGGCCTCGAGGCCACACCCGACGTCTTCTGGCCGGAGTTAATCACCGTCGAAGCGGACGCGATCGTCGGCTACGACGCGACGATCCTCTGTCACGAGTTTCTTCAGGACGAGTACCGGACCGGCGAGGTCGTCGTCGGTGAACGAGCGATGATCGGGGCCGGCGCGATCATCTTACCCGGGGTCGAGATCGGCGAGGGAGCCCGGATCGCGGCGAACTCGCTCGTGACCCGCGACGTCCCCCCCGAGACGACGGTGGCGGGCGTGCCGGCCGAGCCGATGGGCGAACCGAGCTCCGGCGGACGGGAGTGACGTTCGGCCTCGAGCGAGCACACGGGTCGCGCGCGAGTGGCTACTGGCGCGCGAGTATCGATCCTCAGATCGGCGATTCACCGGTCGCTGGTGGGTGTGACGAAGCGGAAAAACTGGCCCGAAACTCAAACGTGGCCCCAGAACCGGGGCCTACAGCGACGACCAGGACTTGCGGGCGACGTTCCAGGAGGTGATGTCCGCGATCCAGCGGGCGGCGATCATCTTCTTCAGGTTCTTCGCCGGGTACCCCCCAAAGGTGTCGACGGGCAGCGAGATGCCGAAGGCGGGCTTGACGCCGTGGGCGACGGCCTTCTCGCCGACGGAGATGACGGTCCCCTTGTCCTCGAACTCCCAGGTTTTGAGGGGACGGTTCTCGATCGCGCGGGCGATGTTCTCGCCGGCGACGTCCGCGGCCTGCCAGGCGGCCTGCGCCGTCGGCGGCGCGGGCTGGTCGCCCTGATCGATGATCGCCGAGTCGCCGATGGCGAACACGCGCTCGTCCGAGGTCTGGAAGTTCGCCCCGGTGGTCACTCGGTTGTGTTCGTTCTCGAGGTCGACATCGTCCATCGCGTCGCGACCCGTGATCCCGCCGGTCCAGACGAGCACGTCGTGATCGAGTGGTTCGCCCTCGTCGAACTCGATGTGGTCCGCGGTGGCCTCGGTGATCGGATCGTCCGTGTGGATCTGGACGCCGGACTCCTCGAGCAGGTCGCGCAGCGCCTGCTGGACTTCCGGATCGTTGCCGGGGAAGATCTCCTCGAGCGCTTCGACGAGGTGGATCTCGATCGGCGCGCGGTGATTGTCGCGGAACTCCGCGATCTCGCCGGCGGTCTGGATGCCCGAGAGACCCGCACCGCCGATGACGACCTGTGCGGGATCGCCGCGCGTCGCCTCCTGGCTCGCTTCGGTGACGGCCTCGTTGATTTCGAGGGCGTCGTCGAGGCTCTTTAGCGTCAGGGAGTGCTCCTCGAGACCGGGAATGCCGTAGTAGGCGGTCTGGCTACCGAGACCGACAAGAACGTAGTCGTAATCAACGTCGTCGCCGTCGGCGAGTTTGACGGTCTGTTCGTCGACATCGAGACCGGTAACTTCGTCCTGAATGAACCGGGTCGACGGATCCGCGATCTGGTTGACCGGGAACGTGATGTCCGAGCGGACGTCCGGATCCCGGATCACGCGGTGAGATTCGTGCAGAACGAGGTGATAGTCGACGTCAGCGATCCAGGTCAGCCGAGCATTGCCTTCGAGCTCCGATTGGAGCTTGTTGACCGCACCGGTACCGGCGTAGCCAGCACCGAGCACGACGACGTTCTCAGTCATATGCAACACTGCGAAACACTATGATACAAAGGTGTTGAAACGGGAATCAGTGTGTCTTCGGTTCTCATGGCGGAGCGTCGCTCGTGGAGTCGGTTCGAACCCTCTCACCGGAGCCGATCAAAGAATTCGTTTTCCGAACGTGCTCGCGGTCAGTTCGGCGGCGAGTGTTGCCGTCTCGTTTGCCTCGTCTAAAATCGGATTGACCTCGACGACGTCCATCGATCTGAGTATCCCGTCGGTCTCGTCGCGTCGCGAGATCGCCTCGAGCGCGGCGTGGGCTTCCCGGTAGGTGACGCCGCCGCGGACGGGGGTGCCGACGCCGGGGGCCGCCTTGGGGTCGAGCCAGTCGAGGTCGAGGCTGACGTGGACGCCGTCGGTCCCGTCGGTCGCGACCGCGAGCGCGTCTTCGACGACCGCGGAGACCCCCCGCTGATCGATGTCGGACATGGTGAAGGCCGTCATCTCGCTCTCTCGAATCAGTTCGCGCTCGCGCTCGTCGATGCTCCGAAGGCCGACGTAGGCGATCGACGACTCCCGAAGTCGGGCCGCGGGCGCCCACTCGGTTTCCTCGAACGCGCCGCGGCCGAGGGCAGCGGCCAGTGGCATCCCGTGGACGTTCCCGCTGGGAGACGTTTCGGGCGTATTGAGGTCCGCGTGGGCGTCGAACCAGATCGCGCCGAGATCGGTATCCCGCGCCGAGCCGTTGAGCGACCCGATCGCGACCGAGTGATCACCGCCCAGAACGAGGGGGAACGCGCCGTCCGCGAGCGTCGCCGCGACTCGATCGCCCACGCGCGAACAGACGTCCTCGATTTCCCGGAGGAATTTCGCGTTTCCCCGAGTGGGTTGGCCGGCGTCCGGATCGCGTACCTCCGCGCGCGGCATCGAAATATCGCCGTCGTCGATCGCTTTGACGCCCGCTCGCTCGAGGCCGTCGGCCAGGTCCGCGTATCGGATCGCCGAGGGCCCCATATCGACACCGCGGCGGTTCGCCCCGTAGTCCATCGGTGCGCCGATGATTCTGACGGTTCGTCCCATACGTGCGCTACGCCGTCGACCGGTTTGGTCGTGGCGGTGTCGACGGTGACTGTCGTGCCGATGCAGTGAGGGGTTTCGTGGCGATTCGCCGGGAGCGACGATCCGGCCCGCCGCTGGCGATAGCTTTAGGGTTAGACGCGTCTAATCCCGGGACAGCATGATGCTGAGCGACGTGATGGAAGACTATCTCAAAGCGATCTACCAGCTCCAGCGCGAGACGGACGATCGGATCAAGACCTCCGAGATCGCGGCGGAGCTGGACGTCACGTCGCCGACGGTCACGAGCATGCTCGACAAACTCGAGGAGCGCGAACTCGTCGACCGCGAGAAGTACCGCGGGGTGACCCTGACCGACGAGGGCGAAACCGTCGCCCTCGAGGTCGTCCGCCACCACCGGCTGCTCGAGGCCTACCTCACGGAACACCTCGATTACGACTGGTCGGAAGTCCACGCGGAAGCCGATCGGCTCGAACATCACATCAGCGAGAACTTCGAGGCCCGCGTCGCCGACGCCCTCGGCGAGCCGACGGTCGACCCCCACGGATCGCCGATCCCCGGCGCGGACCTCGAGCCGCCGGAACGACCCGACGGTGAAGCCATCACCGAGTTCGAGGCGGGGGCCGTCGTGACCGTCGCCGAAGTCGCCGACCAGGATCCCGACGTGTTGTCGTATCTCTCCGATCACGGCGTTCGACCGGGTGTCGAACTCGAGATTCTCGAAATCGCTCCGTTCGGGATGGTGACGGCTCGCTCGAGCGACGCGGACGAGCCGGTCTCGCTCCCCGAGTCCGTCGCCCATCACGTTCGAGTTGCGACGCCCGCAGAACCCACACCGTCGTCGTAGGTGACGGGAATCACTCGAGCGGTTCGGTCAGTGTGAGCTGGTTCCAATCGAACGGATGCCAATTGCTGTGGAGCGAACGAACCGAAACTTCTTCGCAGCGCCGGCTCAACCGTCACAATACTGCCAAAGCGCTCGGCTCACCCGCCGGGTTTAAGGAATCCAAATACGAATATATCACTATGTCATCCATCGAACTCACCCCCAGCCAGAAGAAAATCCTCCGCGCGCTGACGAACCTCCACAAGGAGACCGAAGACGCCATCAAAGGGGAGGACATCGCCGAACAGGTCGACCGCAATCCGGGGACGATCCGTAACCAGATGCAGAGTCTCAAAGCCCTGCAACTTGTAGAGGGCGTACCGGGGCCGAAAGGCGGCTACAAACCGACGGCCGCCGCCTACGAAGCCCTCGAGATCCAGCAGATGGACGAGCCCGCAGCGGTCCCGATGCAACACGAGGGCGAACCCGTCGATGACACCATCATCGAGGAAATCGATCTCTCGAGCGTCCACCATCCGGAACTTTGCCGCGCGGAGATTCACATCCAGGGTACCCTCAGCGACATTCACGAGAACGACGCCGTCACGGTCGGCCCGACGCCGCTTTCGAAACTGGTCATCGAAGGCACCGTCGACGGGAAAGACGATACGAACAACATTCTCATCCTGCGCATCGACGACATGGTCGCGCCCGCCGAAGAACCGGCACACTGAACGGGCTGTCGACCGCGTTCACCACGCTTCTCCGCCGAGCGCCTGCGCTGGCGTTCGACAGTTGTGACGCGAAAACGATCGGGAGTACGTCGGTATCGCAACGGGACCTCGAGCGGTCAGTTCTGGTCGTCCGCGTCGTCCGAGTTGTCGACTGCGTCGTCCGAGTCGGCGACCGCTGACGCCGGAATCACGTCGACGCTCGCGACCGCGTCGCCATCCTCGACTTCCATCACGATCACGCCCATCGTGTTCCGACCGACGGTCGAGATTTCGTCGACTCGCGTCCGGACGATCTGGCCGCGCTCGCTCATCATCACGAGCTGATCGTCCGTGTCGACCGCCTTCACGGCCGTGACGGGCCCGTTGCGTTCGCCCGTCTTGATGTCGATTAACCCCTTGCCGTACCGTGACTGGGTGCGGTACTCGGAGAGCAGCGTTCGTTTGCCGTAGCCGTTCTCCGTGACCGTCAGCAATGCCTGTCCGTCGTCCTCGTCCGTCGCGACCAGTCCCGCTACGGCGTCGCCGTCCTGGAGTTTGATGCCGTTGA is a window encoding:
- a CDS encoding ABC transporter substrate-binding protein gives rise to the protein MTPKENNDSSVAGVGDRLTRRGYIATAVAALGTSALAGCSGSRGESLEPDVPDGVPETVETQYWREWETINAESPPLDYSATAGSVLDQLPVEFSSEDDPWMREHALMIQRGLSDLGIVARLNDRPLNQLYAQSWATKGLEAVISMSTHGPDPQRGLDPNPLLMRRAEGSLSNYDNYYHPELQELLTEQAQTTDRAEREELVDQAQEIFAEDVGALITLFPNIITAVNTNRWSGYVKTPGNGPTMDSFVWTEVNLQPETDSRTYVKGVSTSMNSLNLPWAAGGAEAKRLTFIYDGLFDATPDLDVVPALATGGGFVDDTTVELTLREGVEWHDGEPFTAEDVKFTVELYDEYASTSQVPFYEPIESVEILGDHEVRFNLTNPDASFMTQRVVRSVILPKHRWEDVDNPSQHNPDAPVGTGPFRFEDWEQGTRFEASRNDGHWMFDDDWRADALGDQAERGPGIDTVIWVNVSNVDALIGSLQSGSIDAIGTNLSTLQADRAANTSGIERMSAGSYAPLDGKLMFSCPLIRDKEFRVALAKAIDSQGFVEDFLQGQGTVPAGENPISSLTQWHNSETTDYSYDVEAARTILERAGYTWDGDDNLRFPNGDAWGAFVERLQPENTYKRRSELDQPDFS
- a CDS encoding helix-turn-helix domain-containing protein; protein product: MATLHRELDDVRSIELDNAFYVEDGTWIESLTVASNTDFDPETVLEGISGVSLFNSSEIPTASDDLEIRRLTILANESYPYILSLVLRQEAIPNRIVLQNGVFEVVATTRDWDQFRSMADEIQETLGEFELVSVTQNEDPGEPLDSGRLTEVLVSKLTDDQLMVLETAYTHGYFDVPRGASETDLADELDITQSTVNERLRTAERTLLELIYGPRE
- a CDS encoding SLC13 family permease, coding for MGDRFGMRTRLVTALSSRQSLGLLTATIVLVVGTTVAPPAALTVEGQRTLAVFLSALVLWLTRPVPYVVSSVLSVTLLFVLGTVSSFSAAATGFTSTLVFFLLLLLLLGDATTSVGLDRQLARRVLTADSTPRRALRSVAGSVLALALVMPSAMARAVTFIPIVKRLTAAFELDDNSGFENAAFLILGHVNPIASMALMTGGGMALVTSEIVATSVQPITWVDWAVLMLPPTILLYTLAALCAGLFAMDDEEMTAGTKNAAQLESDGNGTTSLTREQRLVGIVLAGAVVTWIGGSFVGLPTVLPAVAAVVVLSLPSVGVITAEDIADVSWGIIFLIGAMLSILDVMEATGTITAVIDVLARWIPFAALAHWQIVAVLIAIAVGIRIMFSTGSAAIVVALPIVLEFASVFGIDRLSLALAVLLVVGSTTVLPFNTTAVLVSMDRGPLSHRDIASFGLVTMGLSIGVAAVSWLVYWPLVT
- a CDS encoding helix-turn-helix domain-containing protein, giving the protein MSQSQPKTLEAETIWTLCSHPTRRSVLDVLRTADQVTPRELARCIVSSDRGLERDGSGPGARRTITVALVHNHLPKLEAHDVVDYRGPATAVTPGENFDELVSVLDRP
- a CDS encoding DapH/DapD/GlmU-related protein; translated protein: MTTSDDTTRRHERVERHATPGPRNSLAHWTTARGPLRVAINYIVVWLVRISPSLRLKRWLLRRIGVTVGEGVSWGLEATPDVFWPELITVEADAIVGYDATILCHEFLQDEYRTGEVVVGERAMIGAGAIILPGVEIGEGARIAANSLVTRDVPPETTVAGVPAEPMGEPSSGGRE
- a CDS encoding NAD(P)/FAD-dependent oxidoreductase: MTENVVVLGAGYAGTGAVNKLQSELEGNARLTWIADVDYHLVLHESHRVIRDPDVRSDITFPVNQIADPSTRFIQDEVTGLDVDEQTVKLADGDDVDYDYVLVGLGSQTAYYGIPGLEEHSLTLKSLDDALEINEAVTEASQEATRGDPAQVVIGGAGLSGIQTAGEIAEFRDNHRAPIEIHLVEALEEIFPGNDPEVQQALRDLLEESGVQIHTDDPITEATADHIEFDEGEPLDHDVLVWTGGITGRDAMDDVDLENEHNRVTTGANFQTSDERVFAIGDSAIIDQGDQPAPPTAQAAWQAADVAGENIARAIENRPLKTWEFEDKGTVISVGEKAVAHGVKPAFGISLPVDTFGGYPAKNLKKMIAARWIADITSWNVARKSWSSL
- the rocF gene encoding arginase, with translation MGRTVRIIGAPMDYGANRRGVDMGPSAIRYADLADGLERAGVKAIDDGDISMPRAEVRDPDAGQPTRGNAKFLREIEDVCSRVGDRVAATLADGAFPLVLGGDHSVAIGSLNGSARDTDLGAIWFDAHADLNTPETSPSGNVHGMPLAAALGRGAFEETEWAPAARLRESSIAYVGLRSIDERERELIRESEMTAFTMSDIDQRGVSAVVEDALAVATDGTDGVHVSLDLDWLDPKAAPGVGTPVRGGVTYREAHAALEAISRRDETDGILRSMDVVEVNPILDEANETATLAAELTASTFGKRIL
- a CDS encoding metal-dependent transcriptional regulator: MMLSDVMEDYLKAIYQLQRETDDRIKTSEIAAELDVTSPTVTSMLDKLEERELVDREKYRGVTLTDEGETVALEVVRHHRLLEAYLTEHLDYDWSEVHAEADRLEHHISENFEARVADALGEPTVDPHGSPIPGADLEPPERPDGEAITEFEAGAVVTVAEVADQDPDVLSYLSDHGVRPGVELEILEIAPFGMVTARSSDADEPVSLPESVAHHVRVATPAEPTPSS
- a CDS encoding Rrf2 family transcriptional regulator; the encoded protein is MSSIELTPSQKKILRALTNLHKETEDAIKGEDIAEQVDRNPGTIRNQMQSLKALQLVEGVPGPKGGYKPTAAAYEALEIQQMDEPAAVPMQHEGEPVDDTIIEEIDLSSVHHPELCRAEIHIQGTLSDIHENDAVTVGPTPLSKLVIEGTVDGKDDTNNILILRIDDMVAPAEEPAH